A genomic stretch from Larimichthys crocea isolate SSNF chromosome XXII, L_crocea_2.0, whole genome shotgun sequence includes:
- the LOC113744353 gene encoding uncharacterized protein LOC113744353 → MEESELMEEESELMEELELMEESELVEELELMEELELMEESELMEESELMEEELELMEEELELMEELELMEELELIEESELMEESELMEELDLMEESGVTSDY, encoded by the exons ATGGAGGAGTCAGAACTGATGGAGGAG GAGTCAGAACTGATGGAGGAGTTAGAACTGATGGAGGAGTCAGAACTGGTGGAGGAGTTAGAACTGATGGAGGAGTTAGAACTGATGGAGGAGTCAGAACTGATGGAGGAGTCagaactgatggaggaggagttagaactgatggaggaggagttAGAACTGATGGAGGAGTTAGAACTGATGGAGGAGTTAGAACTGATCGAGGAGTCAGAACTGATGGAGGAGTCAGAACTGATGGAGGAGTTAGATCTGATGGAGGAGAGCGGGGTCACGTCTGATTATTAG